The Thermosipho japonicus region ATTAATGAAATTGCTATCTTTTAACAAGTCAGCTGCTTGTTTTGAGTGAACTACAAGTGCAAGAATGTCATCATAGTTTTCACCAAATTTTGCAAGTGCTTGAACTATTGCATTATAATCAATTACTCCAGTTGCTGAATAATCAACGGCAAGTGTAGTGCTTTCAAGTTCGGCTTTAATATCGCTATCAACTTTGTTAGCAATAACAATTCCAAGTTGTCTTGCAGCTTCGCTTATTGGATCTCCAATTGCAGTTAAAACAGCTGTATCGGAAATTTCAACTGCTTTACCTATTTCTTTGATTACTGCTGATACGTCAGATGTTCCAAGTACTTCAGTTCCCATTGCTGTTGCTTCTGTTAAATCAGTTGCTTCGCTTAATGTTCCCCATTTTGGAAAGTGAATTGTATCGCCAGGTTTTCCAACCAAATTATTGTAAACAGTAGCAAATTTTAAAAGTTTGGCTTTTGATGTAAATTCACCTTCAACAATATTTGAAAATACTTCTGGAACTACCATGTTAGTTTTTAATGTTTCGTTTGCCATTTAAATCAACCTCCTTGCATTAATTTATTGTATAGGTCAGGATATTTTGTGAATATCTCTACCTGTTTTTCATACGGTAAGCTTAAAAGTTCATCGCGTGTTTTTGGTAATGCTTCTGGTATGTTTGAAGATTGCGTAAATGATCCAGCTTCTAGACTTTTCAACTTCTCATTTACTTTGGCTTCTACCAATTCGTTTATCTTCTGTGCTACTGAATCAAGTGTGGAAACTAATTGCTCTTTAGCTTCAGTTAGTGACAAATCTGCTAACGGATCTACGTTGATTAATACTCCAAATTCATTTGGTAAACCTTTTGCCTGTAAGTATGTGTTTTTAAGATCTTCAAGTGCTTCTTTTCTTTCCTGCCTCAAGAGTTGTTCATATTGCCCTTTTTCCTTCATCTTCTCTATTTCTGCCTGTTTCTTCAATTTCTCCTCCCTTGTTTTTATTGCTCTAGTAACTGCACTATCAATCTGACTTTGTAATTCTTTTTTTGTCATAATCGCAACATCTTCAGGATTGAGCCCCAGCTGTATAGCTGTTGCTCTTAATACTTCAATAGG contains the following coding sequences:
- a CDS encoding N4-gp56 family major capsid protein, which codes for MANETLKTNMVVPEVFSNIVEGEFTSKAKLLKFATVYNNLVGKPGDTIHFPKWGTLSEATDLTEATAMGTEVLGTSDVSAVIKEIGKAVEISDTAVLTAIGDPISEAARQLGIVIANKVDSDIKAELESTTLAVDYSATGVIDYNAIVQALAKFGENYDDILALVVHSKQAADLLKDSNFINAAAFGQPVMVNGYAAIGKVAGIPVVISDRITKTAGTPDTYTALLLRKNAVALAYKRQLKIEQDRDILKRTTVIAGTMHYAVKLLDENRVVKIITQ
- a CDS encoding DUF4355 domain-containing protein, with the protein product MSELEKRGIDIQLFAEGDENATQQEQKPVENTNQEEAIKDDGDPIEVLRATAIQLGLNPEDVAIMTKKELQSQIDSAVTRAIKTREEKLKKQAEIEKMKEKGQYEQLLRQERKEALEDLKNTYLQAKGLPNEFGVLINVDPLADLSLTEAKEQLVSTLDSVAQKINELVEAKVNEKLKSLEAGSFTQSSNIPEALPKTRDELLSLPYEKQVEIFTKYPDLYNKLMQGG